From Micromonospora nigra, one genomic window encodes:
- a CDS encoding 5-formyltetrahydrofolate cyclo-ligase: MDIDKAKQAVREAVWSRLEQANQALPPGAHGRIPNFVGAELAAERLADHPAWRNAKVIKSNPDKAQLPVRLRALDEGKLLYMAVPKIADIHPFYLLDPATLNAAPQEIATGSGAAGRAPKLDISEMRPVDLVVCGSVAVNSDGVRVGKGAGYSDIELALLTEAGLVSPSTVLATSVHSLQVVAGPLPEAEHDFRVNLIITPDEVIECPPHEQPTGIYWNSLHPRKVAEIPALVEHPSNYYN; encoded by the coding sequence GTGGACATCGACAAGGCAAAGCAGGCCGTTCGTGAAGCCGTCTGGTCGCGACTGGAGCAGGCCAACCAGGCGCTGCCCCCAGGCGCTCACGGGCGCATTCCGAACTTCGTCGGTGCCGAGCTGGCCGCCGAACGGCTCGCGGATCATCCAGCATGGCGAAACGCCAAGGTCATTAAGTCAAACCCGGACAAGGCCCAGTTGCCGGTGAGGCTTCGAGCGCTGGATGAAGGCAAGCTGCTCTATATGGCGGTGCCGAAGATTGCCGACATCCACCCCTTCTACCTGCTTGATCCCGCCACCCTGAACGCAGCACCGCAGGAGATTGCTACTGGCAGCGGCGCTGCTGGCCGTGCGCCGAAGCTCGACATCAGCGAGATGCGCCCCGTGGACCTGGTGGTGTGCGGAAGCGTCGCCGTCAACAGTGACGGGGTGCGGGTCGGAAAGGGCGCAGGCTACTCGGACATCGAGCTAGCCCTACTCACCGAGGCTGGACTGGTCAGCCCCTCCACCGTCCTCGCAACATCGGTTCACTCGCTTCAAGTCGTTGCCGGGCCACTGCCGGAGGCAGAACACGACTTCAGGGTAAACCTGATCATTACTCCAGACGAGGTAATTGAGTGCCCGCCACATGAGCAACCAACCGGCATCTACTGGAACAGCCTCCACCCCAGGAAGGTCGCCGAAATCCCAGCTCTTGTCGAGCACCCCTCTAACTACTACAACTAG
- a CDS encoding Eco57I restriction-modification methylase domain-containing protein encodes MSAVTYPAVRVEGGLLPAGLVQRIGDGAAELTGSDAASYGLQSGESVRRYANRSYAYLQDVWRDFARHRARSGDSARLTRERWLLILLRELGYDGIEVLPGGITVDEKPFPVSHRWDCVPVHLLGWGTDLDRRTAGLRGAAAAAPHSLMQQLLNRSEQHLWGVVANGQRLRLLRDSTSLVGTAYLEFDLEAIFEGDLFPDFVLLYRVAHASRLTALDAATGPSSCLLEAWRTEGAKQGERALAQLRDGVEAALEILGTGFLDHPDNAGLRERVDATLSLEDYKRSLLRLVYRLLFWFVAEDRDALSDPAATPEARRRYDTYFSARRLRELALRRRHSGHGDLWESVRLVFDLLGRESGNPTLGLPGIGGLYEPGALDRPIAEASLSNTALLRAVEALAVLPARRGAGRQRVDFQHLGAEELGSVYESLLELRPRWDAAARRFHAERLAGNERKTTGSYYTPSSLVECLLDSALDPLLDEATALPTPEERIAALLDLTVCDPACGSGHFLIAAARRIAKRVAAEETDELEPAPAAVRSAMRRVVARCIYGVDVNEMAAELAKVSLWLEAMEPGRPLGYLDANIRVGNSLLGVTPRLLKDGIPDSAFTALTGDDKKVATALKKQNGKESSGQGDLFGAAGIQVGNALLAAEVKRIVYAEPRSLADVHVQAKRARGVEQNRRHTKTVADAWCAAFVQPKTEATRETAITQGMLERLDKGEDSLEMHRVETLVEELTRQYRFFHWHIEFPHIFRVPDHGTVDEATGWQGGFSCVLGNPPWEKIEFKHEEFFLPTAPEIANAQNAAARARLIKELASSGESAGQALYRDYLASQRAVEGISHSIRSSGRYPLTGQGRLNTYAVFAETGRVVLAPRGQLGFVVPTGIATDATTQDFFKDLVIQRRLVSLFDFENEEKIFATVTNRFRFALLVVGGCLREAKEISLVFQVRQAAQISLRAYTLTPDEITLLNPNTGTCPVFKSRRDADITLSIYRRVPVLWRENAPADNSWGLWFRQGLFNMAADSRLFRNARQLESEGWKRAGNHFVRGDERMLPLYEAKMTGLFDHRFATYENATQAQRNKGTMPRLSDADHADANILTMPDYWVPATEVEEQLGQRWKRGWLLGWRDMCRSTDERTLIATVIPRTAVGHKFALAFPGDGWALLQANLSSYVLDYIVRQKLSGSSLGFFLFKQLPVLPLKIYSESAPWTRAGEHLDAWVTCRILELTYTAHDLAPYARDLGYEGPPFRWDPARRELLRAELDAAYFHLYGIGREDVDYIMETFKVVRQKDEAAHGEYRTKRLILDRYDAFRS; translated from the coding sequence CGAGGTGTTGCCCGGCGGCATCACCGTGGACGAGAAGCCCTTCCCGGTCAGTCACCGCTGGGACTGCGTACCGGTGCATCTGCTCGGCTGGGGCACGGATCTGGACCGGCGGACGGCGGGTTTGCGTGGCGCTGCCGCCGCTGCCCCGCACTCGCTGATGCAGCAGTTGCTCAACCGCTCCGAGCAGCACCTGTGGGGGGTCGTCGCCAACGGGCAGCGGCTGCGGCTGCTGCGTGACTCGACCAGCCTGGTCGGCACCGCTTACCTCGAATTCGACCTGGAGGCGATCTTCGAGGGTGACCTGTTTCCCGACTTCGTGCTGCTCTACCGGGTGGCGCACGCCAGCCGGCTCACCGCCCTCGACGCGGCGACCGGGCCGTCGTCCTGCCTGCTGGAAGCCTGGCGTACGGAGGGAGCCAAGCAGGGCGAACGGGCCCTGGCCCAGCTTCGGGACGGCGTGGAGGCGGCGCTGGAGATCCTCGGCACCGGTTTCCTCGACCACCCCGACAACGCCGGTCTGCGGGAACGCGTCGACGCCACCCTGTCGCTGGAGGACTACAAGCGGTCCCTGCTGCGCCTGGTCTACCGGTTGCTGTTCTGGTTCGTCGCCGAGGACCGCGACGCGCTGTCAGATCCGGCGGCGACGCCGGAGGCGAGACGCCGCTACGACACGTACTTCTCGGCCCGCCGGCTACGCGAGCTGGCGTTGCGCCGCCGGCACTCCGGCCACGGCGACCTGTGGGAGTCGGTGCGGCTGGTGTTCGACCTGCTCGGTCGGGAGTCGGGCAACCCGACGCTGGGCCTGCCCGGCATCGGCGGCCTCTACGAGCCCGGTGCACTGGACAGGCCGATCGCCGAGGCGAGCCTGAGCAACACGGCGCTGCTGCGGGCCGTGGAGGCTCTGGCGGTGCTGCCGGCCCGCCGGGGCGCAGGCCGGCAGCGGGTCGATTTCCAGCACCTCGGCGCGGAGGAGTTGGGCAGCGTCTACGAGTCGCTGTTGGAGCTGCGCCCCCGCTGGGACGCGGCGGCCCGCCGTTTCCACGCCGAACGGCTGGCCGGTAACGAACGCAAGACCACCGGCTCCTACTACACCCCGTCGTCCCTGGTGGAGTGCCTGCTCGACTCGGCACTCGACCCGCTGCTGGACGAGGCCACCGCGCTGCCCACGCCCGAGGAGCGCATCGCGGCGTTGCTCGACCTGACGGTCTGCGATCCGGCCTGTGGGTCGGGGCACTTCCTGATCGCGGCGGCCCGCCGGATCGCCAAGCGGGTCGCCGCCGAGGAGACCGACGAGTTGGAGCCGGCCCCGGCCGCGGTCCGCTCGGCGATGCGCCGGGTGGTGGCCCGCTGCATCTACGGCGTCGACGTCAACGAGATGGCCGCCGAGTTGGCCAAGGTGTCGCTGTGGCTGGAGGCGATGGAGCCGGGCCGTCCGCTCGGCTATCTCGACGCCAACATCCGGGTCGGCAACTCCCTGCTCGGTGTCACGCCGCGCCTGCTCAAGGACGGCATCCCCGATTCGGCCTTCACCGCCCTCACCGGCGACGACAAGAAGGTCGCCACCGCCCTCAAGAAGCAGAACGGCAAGGAATCGTCTGGGCAGGGGGACCTCTTCGGCGCGGCCGGCATTCAGGTCGGCAACGCCTTACTCGCCGCCGAGGTCAAGAGGATTGTGTACGCGGAGCCACGCTCCCTGGCCGACGTGCACGTGCAGGCCAAGCGGGCGCGGGGGGTGGAGCAGAACCGCCGGCATACCAAGACCGTCGCCGACGCCTGGTGCGCCGCCTTCGTCCAACCCAAGACTGAGGCGACCCGGGAGACCGCGATCACCCAGGGTATGCTGGAACGCCTCGACAAGGGCGAAGATTCGCTGGAGATGCACCGGGTCGAAACCCTCGTGGAGGAGCTGACCCGGCAGTACCGCTTCTTCCACTGGCACATCGAGTTCCCGCACATCTTCCGGGTGCCCGACCACGGCACAGTGGACGAGGCGACCGGCTGGCAGGGCGGCTTCTCGTGCGTCCTCGGCAACCCGCCCTGGGAAAAGATTGAGTTTAAGCACGAAGAGTTCTTCTTACCGACAGCCCCTGAAATCGCCAATGCGCAGAATGCTGCCGCCCGCGCTAGGCTTATCAAGGAACTCGCGTCTAGCGGCGAGAGCGCGGGGCAGGCGCTCTATCGCGACTACCTCGCCAGCCAGCGTGCGGTCGAAGGTATCAGCCATTCGATCCGCTCGTCCGGCCGCTACCCATTAACCGGTCAGGGTCGGCTCAACACCTATGCGGTGTTCGCCGAGACCGGTCGCGTTGTGCTTGCCCCTCGTGGACAGCTCGGCTTTGTTGTTCCGACGGGAATTGCTACGGACGCGACTACTCAGGACTTCTTCAAGGATCTAGTGATTCAGCGGAGGCTAGTCTCACTTTTTGATTTCGAGAACGAGGAGAAGATATTTGCGACGGTGACAAATCGTTTTCGGTTCGCGCTATTAGTGGTTGGTGGTTGCCTTCGTGAGGCAAAGGAGATATCGCTTGTCTTTCAGGTGCGACAGGCGGCTCAAATCTCACTGCGGGCATACACGCTGACTCCTGACGAGATCACCCTATTAAATCCGAACACAGGGACTTGCCCGGTTTTCAAGTCGCGCCGAGACGCCGACATCACGCTCAGCATCTACCGGAGGGTTCCAGTTCTCTGGCGCGAGAATGCTCCTGCCGACAACTCCTGGGGACTCTGGTTCCGCCAGGGGCTGTTCAATATGGCTGCCGACTCTCGTCTCTTCCGGAACGCGCGTCAGCTTGAATCCGAGGGTTGGAAGCGAGCTGGCAACCACTTCGTTCGTGGGGATGAGCGCATGCTCCCGCTATATGAGGCGAAGATGACCGGGCTCTTCGATCACCGTTTCGCTACCTACGAGAACGCGACACAGGCTCAGCGAAACAAAGGCACTATGCCCCGCCTAAGCGATGCTGATCATGCTGATGCAAACATTCTGACAATGCCTGACTATTGGGTGCCTGCGACTGAGGTTGAAGAGCAGTTAGGGCAGCGATGGAAACGCGGCTGGCTCCTCGGTTGGCGCGATATGTGCCGCAGCACTGACGAGCGCACTCTAATCGCCACCGTCATCCCGCGAACCGCCGTTGGACATAAGTTCGCCCTAGCCTTCCCCGGCGACGGATGGGCTTTGTTGCAAGCCAATTTGAGCTCGTACGTTCTGGACTACATTGTTCGCCAAAAACTATCGGGATCGTCGCTCGGGTTTTTCCTCTTTAAGCAACTTCCGGTGCTGCCTCTCAAGATATATAGCGAGAGTGCGCCGTGGACTCGGGCGGGTGAGCATCTCGATGCTTGGGTTACATGCCGGATTCTGGAGTTGACATACACCGCCCATGACCTTGCGCCCTACGCCCGAGACCTTGGCTACGAAGGCCCGCCGTTCCGATGGGACCCAGCCCGTCGTGAGCTGCTTCGCGCCGAACTTGATGCCGCATACTTCCACCTCTATGGCATCGGCCGCGAAGACGTTGACTACATCATGGAAACCTTCAAGGTTGTCCGCCAGAAGGACGAGGCCGCCCACGGTGAATACCGTACCAAACGCCTCATCCTCGACCGCTACGATGCCTTCCGCAGTTGA